The Chryseobacterium nakagawai genome has a segment encoding these proteins:
- a CDS encoding M4 family metallopeptidase, with the protein MKTKFILAVSVAACSFVFGQNTPSKVISGKNGLHAEFLRFDKNGPAFQGSPVLFDERSERLSPGQSRKLGAETDQLGFETHRFQQTVNGIPVEYGMMAVQTKNGKIVGQTGKWILDVPQSVEKQANLSESIALQNALSFVGAESYKWQNKDEEDFIKRETNDKNASFAPKGELVYYSEPTDEKLNDLTLAYKFDIYAEKPLSRQYVFVDAKNGKILGTDALIHDINTPGTATTGYSGNRNIVADSYNGSYRLRETGRNGGTAVETYDLKKGTNYSTAVDFTDSDNVWNNVNTNKDQYATDAHWGAEMTVDYLYTKFGRKSIDNNHFAIKSYVHYSTNYFNAFWDGSRMTYGDGSSTTNGGKPLTAIDVCGHEITHGMTSKTANLVYQREPGALNEGFSDIFGNTIEKWARPSQASWTLGEDFSYVIRNMANPNAYSQPDTYMGTYWKTTTTSGCVTPSQSNDYCGVHTNSGVLNFWYYLLVTGGTGTNDKGFAYNVSGIGFDKAAAIAYRTLTNYLTSSSNYANTRTYSLQAATDLYGAGSNEVTQVTNAWNAVGVGGGTSPAGLIASAANESPYTISPNPATDRFTVLFNGKEGKGTVEVVNLTGRKELSEKVNLTDGTNKLEIKLPSNMLPGVYVVTVNGQKAGNLIKK; encoded by the coding sequence ATGAAAACAAAATTTATTTTAGCAGTCAGCGTTGCAGCCTGCTCCTTCGTTTTTGGACAAAACACTCCATCAAAAGTAATTTCCGGTAAAAATGGATTACACGCAGAATTTCTAAGATTTGATAAAAACGGGCCTGCTTTTCAGGGAAGTCCTGTTTTATTTGATGAAAGATCTGAAAGACTTTCACCGGGGCAATCTCGTAAATTGGGTGCTGAAACAGACCAGCTAGGGTTTGAAACTCACAGATTCCAGCAAACAGTGAATGGTATTCCTGTAGAATATGGAATGATGGCTGTACAAACTAAAAACGGTAAAATAGTAGGACAGACAGGAAAATGGATTCTTGATGTTCCTCAAAGCGTTGAGAAACAGGCAAACCTTTCTGAAAGTATAGCGCTGCAAAATGCCTTATCATTTGTAGGGGCAGAATCTTATAAATGGCAGAATAAAGATGAAGAAGATTTTATTAAAAGAGAAACAAATGATAAAAATGCCAGTTTTGCACCCAAGGGTGAGCTGGTTTACTATTCAGAACCTACTGACGAAAAGCTAAATGATCTTACCTTAGCCTATAAATTTGATATTTATGCAGAAAAGCCATTAAGCAGGCAATATGTTTTTGTAGATGCAAAAAATGGAAAGATATTAGGAACTGACGCATTGATTCATGATATTAATACACCGGGAACAGCTACAACAGGTTATAGCGGAAACAGAAATATTGTTGCAGACTCTTATAATGGAAGTTACAGACTAAGAGAGACCGGAAGAAACGGTGGAACAGCTGTTGAAACTTATGACTTAAAAAAAGGAACAAATTACTCAACGGCAGTAGATTTTACAGACTCTGACAATGTTTGGAATAATGTAAATACCAATAAAGACCAGTATGCAACAGATGCGCACTGGGGAGCAGAAATGACGGTAGATTACTTGTATACAAAATTTGGCAGAAAGAGTATTGATAACAATCATTTTGCTATAAAATCATATGTTCATTATTCCACCAATTATTTCAATGCATTTTGGGATGGCTCAAGAATGACCTATGGTGACGGAAGTTCTACCACAAACGGAGGAAAGCCTCTGACAGCCATTGATGTTTGTGGACATGAAATTACACATGGAATGACCTCTAAAACTGCGAATTTGGTATATCAAAGAGAACCGGGAGCTCTGAATGAAGGGTTTTCAGATATTTTTGGTAATACAATAGAAAAATGGGCCAGACCAAGTCAGGCGAGTTGGACATTGGGCGAAGATTTCAGTTATGTGATCAGAAATATGGCAAACCCTAATGCTTACAGCCAGCCGGATACTTATATGGGAACCTACTGGAAAACTACCACTACCTCAGGTTGTGTAACTCCTAGCCAGTCCAATGATTATTGTGGAGTTCATACCAACTCGGGAGTTCTTAACTTTTGGTATTATTTATTGGTAACAGGAGGTACAGGAACTAATGATAAAGGTTTTGCCTATAATGTTTCAGGAATAGGATTCGATAAAGCAGCTGCAATTGCTTATAGAACACTGACTAATTACCTTACTTCTAGTTCCAATTATGCGAATACAAGAACATATTCTTTACAAGCTGCTACAGATTTGTATGGGGCAGGAAGTAATGAAGTAACACAGGTGACTAATGCCTGGAATGCAGTAGGTGTTGGAGGCGGTACCTCTCCGGCAGGACTTATTGCATCAGCAGCTAATGAGTCTCCTTATACGATCAGTCCAAATCCGGCAACAGACAGGTTTACTGTATTGTTTAATGGAAAAGAAGGTAAAGGAACTGTAGAAGTGGTTAATTTAACAGGAAGAAAAGAACTTTCTGAAAAAGTTAATCTTACGGATGGGACAAATAAACTGGAAATAAAGCTGCCATCCAATATGCTTCCTGGTGTTTATGTTGTAACCGTGAACGGACAGAAAGCTGGAAACTTAATTAAAAAATAA